Part of the Halalkalibacter krulwichiae genome is shown below.
AGCACGGATAGCTTTTGAATCTTCCTTTTTTAGTACACAATCGGAAGCCCGCTATGAGTTAAACTCATACCAGGCTTACATAACTCTTATAAATTATAGTACACTTGCGTGGCCTCTGTAAATGTCACCTCGAGCACTGTCAACAGTAATCTCTTCTCCATCTTTAAATAGATCGAGTGCACCTTGAACTCCAACAATAACTGGTGTGCTTAAATTAATTCCAACAACGGCTGCATGAGAAGTTAAACCACCTTCTTCTGTAATTACAGCTGCCGCTTTTTCAAACGCAGGAATCATGTCTTTATCGGTGCTATACGTCACTAGAATAGAACCTTCAGTTGTTTTTTCAAGAGCTTCAGCAGCATCTCTAGCTACAACTACACGACCAGCTGCTGAGCGTCGACCAATTCCTTGACCTTTGGCAATGACTTCACCAATTACATGTACTTTTAAAATATTTGTCGTACCTGTTTCACCGACTGGAACTCCAGCGGTTAGAACAACTAGATCACCTTGTTTAATCGTATTTGCTTCTAATGCAGTTGAAACAGTTGATTCAAACATTTCATCAGTTGAAGTCGCTTTTCTCCCTAATAAAGGATTAACGCCCCAAACAAGGTTTAATTTACGAATGACCTTTTCACAACTTGTAACAGCTACAATTGGTGACTGAGGACGATATTTAGAGACGATTCTCGCAGTATGACCGCTCTCTGTCGCTGTTAAAATAACGGCAGCATTAAGATTTGATGCTGTATGTGCAACTGATTGGCCAATTGCGCTCGTAATAGTAGTCGTTTCTTCTTTTGTTTTCTTACGTAACATTGCACTGTAATTTAATGCTTGCTCTGTACGTCTAGCAATGTTATTCATCGTTTGGACTGATTCAACAGGATAATCCCCTGCAGCCGTTTCTCCAGATAGCATGATAGCATCAGTGCCATCAAAGATTGCGTTAGCAACATCACTTGCTTCTGCTCTTGTTGGTCTTGGGTTACGTTGCATCGAATCAAGCATTTGAGTTGCTGTAATAACAGGCTTGGCAGCTTGATTACACTTTTTGATTAATTGTTTTTGAACCAAAGGAACTTCTTCCGCTGGAATTTCTACTCCCAAGTCGCCACGAGCAACCATCAAGCCATCAGAAACCTCTAAAATTTCGTCGATGTTATCGACACCTTCTTGGTTCTCAATTTTAGGGATAATGTGAATATCTCCACCATTATTGTTATCTAACAGCTCTCGGATCTCAAGCACATCTGCTGCACGACGTACGAAAGAGGCCGCGATAAAGTCAACACCTTGCTCGATTCCAAACTTAATGTCTGCTGCATCTTTTTCCGTTATAGCCGGCAAGTTTACACTTACGTTTGGTACGTTAACACCCTTTTTATTCTTTAGTGTTCCACTGTTTAATACCTTTGTTACAAGTTCTCCTTCTAGAACTTCCGTAACCTCAAGTCCAATTAAACCATCATCTAATAATAAGATAGACCCTGGCGCTACATCCTGAATCAAACCTGGATACGTAATAGAAATCTTCTTGTTGTTTCCTACAACTTCAGTCATTGATACAATTAATTCGTCACCAGCTTTAAGTTCAGCCACGCCACCTTCTAACGTTTGTGTACGAATTTCAGGCCCTTTCGTATCTAATAGAATAGCTACTGTTTGACCTGTTTTTTCAGCTGCTTCTCGAATATTTTTAATTCTAGCACCGTGCTCTTCAAAGTCACCATGTGAGAAGTTTAAACGTGCTACGTTCATCCCAGCTTCAATTAAGGCTGTTAACTTTTCTACTGATTCACTTGCTGGTCCAATTGTACATACGATTTTTGTTTTACGCATTGTCTTCCTCCTAATAAAATGGCTCTTGTTTATATTTTGATAAAATTAAATCGATAATTGTTGAGAAAGCTTGTACATGTCAAGATCAATTGAATGCTTTCTTGATAGAGCTTCTTTAATATCATGATAGACAAGTTCGTTCTTCTCAATCCCTACTGTTACTCCTGCTTTTCCATCTAACAATAAGTCCACCGCTTTTGCTCCAAGGCGACTTGCAAGAACGCGGTCGAATCCTGTAGGTGAACCACCACGTTGAATATGTCCTAAAACAGTTACACGTGTTTCAAGATTCATTTCCTCTTCAATACGATCTCCAAATTCAAAACCACTACCAATCCCTTCCGCAACGATAATGATACTGTGCTTCTTTCCACGCTCTTGTCCGCGCTTCAGTCGAGCAATAATGTCTTTCATATCATAATCAGCTTCTGGAATTAAAATAGTCTCTGCACCATCAGCTAGTCCTGACCATAATGCTAAGTCTCCAGCATGACGTCCCATAACTTCAATTACATATGTACGCTCATGAGATGTGGCTGTATCACGAATCTTATCAATCGCATCAATGACAGTGTTTAAAGCCGTATCAAAACCAATCGTGAAGTCTGTACCTGGAATGTCATTATCAATGGTACCCGGCACCCCTATTGTTGGAAAGCCGTGCTCTGTTAATTTAAGAGCCCCTTGGTAAGATCCATCTCCACCAATAACGACAAGCCCTTCAATTCCAAATTTATTTAATTGCTCAATAGCTTTTTGCTGACCTTCCAACGTCTTGAACTCTTCACAACGCGCAGTATAAAGCATTGTTCCTCCACGGTGAATAATATCACCAACAGAACCAAGCTCCATCTTAACAATATCCCCATTAATTAATCCTTGATAACCATAATAAACTCCATACACTTCTAAATCATGATAGATGGCCTTACGAACGACAGCACGAATGGCTGCATTCATTCCAGGTGAATCCCCACCACTAGTCAAAACTCCTATCCTTTTCATGAGACATCCTCCTCAAACTGAATCTTTATAAGAAAAAAATAATAAATAAAAACATCTTAAGCTTATCATGTGTACTTTTAAAATATTCATGTTGGTTTTGCTTAATCCAGTGCAACAAAAGGAGCGAAAAGTTTTTCATTCTCCACTGACACATTTATCTTTTCAAGCAAAATAAAACTGTCATTTCAAACAAACTATAACTCATCCTTTTCAAGTCTTTTCTTTTAAAACCAGTATATCCATTGTTTAAAATACCACTTTCCTTAAATGAATACAATCCAGTTACTACCAACAGAAAAAATGCTCCCCAAGGAACAGGAAGCATTTAGCCTTTATTAACAGGCGTGACATCGTTTACATAAGAAAATTGTCCGATATTTTTGTATTTTTGGTAGCGCTGTTCAATTAGCTCCTCTTCTGTTAATTCAGAAAGTGAAACAATTGACTGTTGTAATACTGAATCGATATATTCTGATTGTTGTGCAACATCACGGTGAGCTCCACCTTTTACTTCATGAACAATCTCATCAATGACTCCTAACTCTTTTAAATCAGGAGCTGTAATTTTCATCGTTTCAGCTGCTCTTTGGGCTTGAGATGCATCCTTCCACAATAAAGCTGCCGCCCCTCAGGTGATATAACGGAATAAGTTGAGTTCTCTAACATATGGATATGGTTGCCTACTCCTAATGCTAAAGCTCCTCCACTACCGCCTTCACCGATTACAATGCAAACAACAGGTACAGTTAAACCAGCCATTTCTAAAAGATTTTTAGCAATAGCCTCACTTTGACCACGTTCTTCTGCAGCTTTTCCAGGGTATGCACCTTTAGTATCGATAAAACAAATAATAGGTCTGGAGAATTTCTCTGCTTGTTTCATTAAACGTAACGCTTTACGATAGCCTTCTGGATGAGGCATACCAAAGTTACGTCGAATGTTTTCTTTTGTATCTTTTCCACGCTGATGCCCGATTACTGTTACAGGACGCCCTTTGTATTTAGCAATTCCACCAACTATCGCTTCATCATCTCCATAATAGCGATCACCATGCATTTCTAGAAAATCAGTAAATAAATGCTCGATATAATCGAGAGTTGTTGGACGCTCATTATGTCTAGCGATTTGAACACGTTCCCATGGTTGAAGGTTGCCATAAATGTCTTTCTCTAGTTGTTGTAAGCGCTTCTCAAGCTTCATAATTTCGTCTGTTAAATCAATTTCTTTTTCCTCAGTAAACGTACGAAGCTCCGAGATTTTCGTTTTCAATTCTAAAATTGGCTTTTCAAACCCTAATTCGCTTGCCATTTCCTACTACACCTCCTCTATGAAGAATGGATATCTAATATTTTCGTTAACGTCTCTTTCATCTCAAGACGTGATAACACCTGGTCTAATTGACCGTGTTTCAATAAAAATTCAGCTGTCTGAAAGTCTTCCGGTAAGTCTTGACGAATGGTTTGTTCAATAATTCGTCGACCAGCAAAACCAATTAGTGCTTTTGGTTCTGCGAAGTTATAATCACCGAGAGAGGCAAAACTAGCTGAAACCCCCCCGTAGTCGGATGGGTCATAATTGAAATGAATAAACCGCCTTGTCGATTCAGCTTTTGAAGAGCGGCACTTGTTTTAGCCATTTGCATCAAACTTAAAACACCTTCTTGCATTCTTGCGCCACCAGAAGCAGAAAATAAAATAAAAGGCAAATGCATTTCAATGGCATATTCTACAGCTCTTGTAATCTTCTCGCCTACTACTGAACCCATACTTCCCATTCGGAATCGTGAATCCATTACAGCGATTACTGCACCAAATCCATTAATTGTCCCTTTTCCTGTTACAATCGCTTCGTTTAAATTGGTCTTTTCTCTATCCGCTTCCAACTTTTCTTCATAAGTAGGAAAGTTAAGCGGATTTTGACTAATCATCTCTTTATCAAATTCTACAAAAGAGTTCGCATCAAATAAGCTCTGAATACGCTCGGGAGCCGTCATTCGAAAATGGTGTCCACACGAGTCACAAACTTGTAAGTTCTTTTGCAATTCCTTTGTATACATTATTGTCCGACAAGAAGGACATTTGGTCATTAACCCTTCAGGAACCTCTTGTTTTGCTCTTTCTGAAGGAATCGTTGCATAGCGCTTCTTCTTTTTCAAAAAATCCTTAAGCATATTCCCACCTCACTCGCTTAAGCTTAATTATTTCAATTTATGGCTAGCATAATAAAAATAGTACAAGCTAAAATCGACTATTCTCTAAATGTAATGTCATAGCTGCAACAGCCTGTGTACGGTCACGCTTTTTCAACGCTTGATAAATTTCTTCATGTTCACTTAAAGAAGCTGACATTCTTCCTGCTCTTTGGAGCGATCGCTCAATCGCAACTTTATTGTATTCTACAAGTGATACCCATAGATTTAATAAGAGCTGGTTCTCGCAAGCTTTTACGATCGTCTTATGAAACAGATAATCTTCCTCAACCGGCAAATCACCATGTGACCATTCTTCTTTCGCTCTTTCTAACAGGTGCTGAAGCTCTTCAATCGATTCATCTGAAACTCGGTCACAAGCTAACTTTAATGCCTCAAGCTCTACTATTCGTCTTGTTTCAGTTAAATCCTTCCTAGCACCTTCATCTTTTAATAAAAATGATAAAAGAATCTCCACTAGCCGATAGCTTCCAAACGGCTTAATAAAGGTTCCCTCTCCACGACGTGTTTCAATTAAATCAAGTAATTCCAAAGCACGTAACGCTTCACGGACAGAAGAGCGACCGACATCTAGACGGTCGCTCAATTCTCTTTCCGAAGGTAATTTATCTCCGCTTGTTAGCTGATCTTCATTAATAATATTGTTAATTTGCTTAATTACTTCAAGATAGACTTTCGGTTGTACTGATGACATCAGCCACCCTCACCTCAGTTACAATAGTTCTAATAACATAACAGCTTAACAAGAATGTGAAATTACTTATCGTCCCCAATAATTGCCAGTTGACGCGTTTTTTCTGCAATCTTTTCTGGATCTACCTTTTTACGAGCAACTCCAGTCTCCATTGCTGTCTTTGCCACTGCAGCAGCTACAGCCGGAGCTACACGAGGATCAAACGGAGCTGGTATAACATAATCAGCCGTCAATTCTTTATCCGTCACCAAATCTGCGATCGCATGTACAGCAGCCACTTTCATTTCTTCGTTAATGTGTGTCGCTCTTACATCTAAAGCTCCACGGAAGATTCCAGGGAACGCCAAAACGTTATTAACTTGGTTTGGAAAATCTGAACGTCCTGTCCCAATGACTTTAGCACCTGCAGCCTTTGCTTCTTCAGGCATAACTTCAGGCACCGGATTAGCCATCGCAAAAATGATTGGATCTGGGTTCATGCTTTCAATCATTTCTTTTGTTAGAGCTCCGGCAACTGATACTCCAATAAAAACATCCGCGCCTTTAATTACGTCAGCTAAGTTACCTTCAAGTTGATCACGATTAGAGAATTTAGCAACTTCTGCCTTCATATCATTCATTCCATAAGTACGACCTTCAAAGATTGCACCTTTTGAATCGCACATAATGGCGTCTCTTACACCCATGCGCTGCATTAATTTAAGAATGGCAATCCCAGCTGAACCGGCTCCATTTGCAACCACTTTAATTTCAGACATCTTTTTGCCCGTTAACTTTAAAGCATTTATTAAACCAGCAAGTGTCACAATGGCTGTACCATGCTGATCATCATGAAACACAGGAATATTTGTTTCTTTCTTCAAACGCTCTTCAATCTCAAAGCAAGCAGGTGCTGCTATATCCTCAAGATTCACACCACCAAAAGTCGGTTCAAGCAGTTTAACAGTCTCAACCATTTGATCTACATCTGTTGTTTTTAAGCAAATTGGAAACGCATCAACACCAGCAAATGATTTAAATAATACAGCCTTACCTTCCATTACAGGTAAAGAAGCCTCGGGACCAATGTTTCCAAGTCCAAGTACGGCTGTACCATTACTAACAACCGCTACCATATTGCCTTTCATTGTATATTCATAGACTGTTTCAATGTCTTCAAAAATTTCTTTACAAGGCTCTGCTACTCCAGGAGAATACGCTAGACTTAAATCCTTTGCATTACGAACAGCGACCTTTGCTTTAGACTCAAGTTTCCCTTGATTAATACGATGCATATGTAAAGCTTCTTCCCTAGTTGTTGCCACAACGACACTCTCCTTTATAGATATCTATAATTGTTCTGCTTCCCACTGGTCTGACCACTTCTAAAACAATCTTTATTATATAGAAAATTCCTTCATAAGCCAAGAGTAAATTAATATAAACTCATTTGGGCAGTGGCTCCGTTCGGCGCGCCGAGTTTGATCCAAAAGGTAAAAACCAACCTTTTGGGCACCGGCTTCTCTCGCTGCACGTTTCTCTGAGAAAACCACTCAGAGAAACTTAAAACCTTGCAGCGGCTCCGCTCGGTGCGCCGAGTTTGATCCAAAAGGTAAAAACCAACCTTTTGGATCAAACTCTTAATATTACATTCTCATCACCTAATAGGTTTTTCATACCTGTTAGAAATGATGGGGTTGGGTTTATCTTGTATTCTTGTGGGAGGTGTTTCGTTTGTTTCGTTCTTTCATAATACAGAATGACTGGGGTTGGTCCAGTATGAGTCATTAAATAATGCTTTACCTTTTCAAGCACATCTAGTTTTTCTTGTTCTGGAACGATACGTAAGTAAAGGGTCTGTCGTTCTTTTTTTCCTGCGAGGCTACTTACTGGACCTGCTTTCTCGACAATAAATTGCGTTTTTTCTTTCGATTGATCAAAGC
Proteins encoded:
- the pfkA gene encoding 6-phosphofructokinase, which codes for MKRIGVLTSGGDSPGMNAAIRAVVRKAIYHDLEVYGVYYGYQGLINGDIVKMELGSVGDIIHRGGTMLYTARCEEFKTLEGQQKAIEQLNKFGIEGLVVIGGDGSYQGALKLTEHGFPTIGVPGTIDNDIPGTDFTIGFDTALNTVIDAIDKIRDTATSHERTYVIEVMGRHAGDLALWSGLADGAETILIPEADYDMKDIIARLKRGQERGKKHSIIIVAEGIGSGFEFGDRIEEEMNLETRVTVLGHIQRGGSPTGFDRVLASRLGAKAVDLLLDGKAGVTVGIEKNELVYHDIKEALSRKHSIDLDMYKLSQQLSI
- the pyk gene encoding pyruvate kinase, encoding MRKTKIVCTIGPASESVEKLTALIEAGMNVARLNFSHGDFEEHGARIKNIREAAEKTGQTVAILLDTKGPEIRTQTLEGGVAELKAGDELIVSMTEVVGNNKKISITYPGLIQDVAPGSILLLDDGLIGLEVTEVLEGELVTKVLNSGTLKNKKGVNVPNVSVNLPAITEKDAADIKFGIEQGVDFIAASFVRRAADVLEIRELLDNNNGGDIHIIPKIENQEGVDNIDEILEVSDGLMVARGDLGVEIPAEEVPLVQKQLIKKCNQAAKPVITATQMLDSMQRNPRPTRAEASDVANAIFDGTDAIMLSGETAAGDYPVESVQTMNNIARRTEQALNYSAMLRKKTKEETTTITSAIGQSVAHTASNLNAAVILTATESGHTARIVSKYRPQSPIVAVTSCEKVIRKLNLVWGVNPLLGRKATSTDEMFESTVSTALEANTIKQGDLVVLTAGVPVGETGTTNILKVHVIGEVIAKGQGIGRRSAAGRVVVARDAAEALEKTTEGSILVTYSTDKDMIPAFEKAAAVITEEGGLTSHAAVVGINLSTPVIVGVQGALDLFKDGEEITVDSARGDIYRGHASVL
- a CDS encoding NAD(P)-dependent malic enzyme, whose amino-acid sequence is MHRINQGKLESKAKVAVRNAKDLSLAYSPGVAEPCKEIFEDIETVYEYTMKGNMVAVVSNGTAVLGLGNIGPEASLPVMEGKAVLFKSFAGVDAFPICLKTTDVDQMVETVKLLEPTFGGVNLEDIAAPACFEIEERLKKETNIPVFHDDQHGTAIVTLAGLINALKLTGKKMSEIKVVANGAGSAGIAILKLMQRMGVRDAIMCDSKGAIFEGRTYGMNDMKAEVAKFSNRDQLEGNLADVIKGADVFIGVSVAGALTKEMIESMNPDPIIFAMANPVPEVMPEEAKAAGAKVIGTGRSDFPNQVNNVLAFPGIFRGALDVRATHINEEMKVAAVHAIADLVTDKELTADYVIPAPFDPRVAPAVAAAVAKTAMETGVARKKVDPEKIAEKTRQLAIIGDDK
- a CDS encoding FadR/GntR family transcriptional regulator translates to MSSVQPKVYLEVIKQINNIINEDQLTSGDKLPSERELSDRLDVGRSSVREALRALELLDLIETRRGEGTFIKPFGSYRLVEILLSFLLKDEGARKDLTETRRIVELEALKLACDRVSDESIEELQHLLERAKEEWSHGDLPVEEDYLFHKTIVKACENQLLLNLWVSLVEYNKVAIERSLQRAGRMSASLSEHEEIYQALKKRDRTQAVAAMTLHLENSRF